Proteins encoded within one genomic window of Halobacteroides halobius DSM 5150:
- a CDS encoding ABC transporter ATP-binding protein, which translates to MLKRFAYYYKNHWQLFLVDIMSAFIMSGLDLVFPLFIKEMVDYHFPNRNFVLVTKLIFILLGLYLLRYILQYIVHYWGHVVGIRIETDMRRDLFKHLQKLSFKFYDNNKTGYLMSRIVNDLHNLSELAHHGPEDVLISTVTLVGSFVILANINWQLAVLTFLIVPIMVYFSIKLGKKMHRAFKLIKEDLGQVNSQIEDSLSGVRVVKSFTNQDFEQQKFDQENENYRQSRETAMKTMGQFYSTMNFLSNMIILVTLGIGGYFIYQQQLTTGELIAFIFYIKLFIKPIEKLMQFNEQFQKGMAGFQRFTKLLDIESDIKEYDEAKKLTTVKGKIEYNDVSFSYEEDNRVLSEVNLQINAGQTIAFVGPSGVGKSTLCKLLPRFYELDKGQILIDGQNIKDLTIESLRKQIGIVQQDVFLFNGTVRDNIAYGNLKASKEEIIAAAKKANAHQFIMNLENGYETQIGERGVKLSGGQKQRISIARSFLKNPPILILDEATSSLDNESEQIIQESIERLAQDRTTLVIAHRLSTVRDADKIIVLAADGIVESGKHNELLNKPNGVYSNLYQKQFDEELTA; encoded by the coding sequence ATGTTAAAAAGATTTGCTTATTATTATAAGAATCATTGGCAGTTATTTTTAGTTGATATAATGAGTGCTTTTATTATGTCGGGATTAGATTTAGTTTTTCCACTTTTTATTAAAGAGATGGTTGATTATCATTTTCCTAATAGAAATTTTGTGCTTGTAACTAAATTAATTTTTATTCTATTGGGGTTATATTTATTAAGGTATATTTTGCAGTATATAGTTCATTATTGGGGGCATGTAGTAGGAATTAGAATCGAGACTGATATGCGCAGAGATTTATTTAAACATCTACAGAAATTATCTTTTAAATTCTATGATAATAATAAAACAGGATATTTAATGTCTAGGATTGTTAATGATTTACATAATCTTTCTGAATTGGCCCATCATGGTCCAGAAGATGTTTTAATTTCTACTGTAACTCTTGTAGGTTCATTTGTTATTTTAGCAAATATAAATTGGCAATTGGCTGTATTGACCTTCTTGATTGTACCAATTATGGTTTATTTTTCTATTAAATTAGGAAAGAAGATGCATCGTGCTTTTAAATTAATTAAAGAAGATTTAGGGCAAGTGAACTCCCAAATTGAAGATAGTTTAAGTGGAGTTAGAGTAGTAAAATCTTTTACTAATCAAGATTTTGAACAACAAAAGTTTGATCAAGAAAATGAAAATTATCGCCAATCACGTGAAACAGCTATGAAGACAATGGGCCAATTCTATTCAACTATGAATTTTTTAAGTAATATGATTATTTTAGTTACATTAGGAATTGGTGGTTATTTCATTTATCAACAACAATTAACTACTGGGGAATTGATAGCTTTTATCTTTTATATTAAGTTATTTATTAAACCAATCGAAAAGTTAATGCAATTTAATGAACAATTTCAAAAAGGGATGGCTGGTTTTCAAAGATTTACTAAGTTATTAGATATTGAATCAGATATTAAAGAATATGATGAAGCTAAAAAGTTAACTACTGTTAAAGGGAAGATAGAGTATAATGATGTCTCCTTTAGTTATGAAGAAGATAATAGAGTGTTATCAGAGGTTAATCTTCAAATTAATGCCGGTCAAACTATTGCTTTTGTTGGCCCATCTGGAGTTGGAAAATCTACTTTATGTAAGTTGTTGCCGAGATTTTATGAATTAGATAAGGGCCAAATTTTAATTGATGGTCAAAATATTAAAGACTTAACTATAGAGTCATTAAGAAAACAAATAGGGATTGTTCAACAGGATGTATTCTTATTTAATGGGACTGTAAGAGATAATATTGCATATGGTAATTTAAAAGCTAGTAAAGAAGAAATTATTGCAGCAGCTAAAAAGGCTAATGCACATCAGTTTATTATGAATTTAGAGAATGGTTACGAAACTCAAATTGGGGAGCGAGGAGTTAAGTTATCAGGAGGTCAAAAACAAAGGATCTCAATTGCTCGTTCTTTCTTAAAGAATCCACCAATTTTAATTCTGGATGAAGCAACTTCTTCTTTAGATAATGAAAGTGAGCAGATTATTCAGGAATCTATAGAAAGATTAGCTCAAGATAGAACTACTTTAGTAATAGCACACCGGTTATCTACTGTTAGA
- a CDS encoding glutamate synthase-related protein, producing the protein MNWKKRNDALGAINRGDPCESGLCTLCQADCKGKCETWLSSLKGRKVLYPRDFGEITAGSSNISPQGVGYHSLRIQGYTHGAQGIPEELSNSADDCIFSNVDTTTEFGNKIKTKCSVPIMTGALGSTFIAEKYWESFAIGAALVGFPIVIGENVVGVDQEAKIENGKVVKAPELDYRIKTYQKYAGAEGAIFVQLNVEDTRNGVAEYVIDNYGDDVIIELKWGQGAKDIGGEIQVKSLEYAQFLANRGYVVDPDPTIKANQKAFKSGAIKSFARHSRLGGTTADNPESLKEDFMTSVEYLRSLGYKRISLKTGAYGMKGLAMALRFAADANLDLVTIDGAGGGTGMSPWNMMEHWGIPSLQLHTKAIEYADILADEGIEVPDLSLAGGLAREDHIFKALALGSPYVKMVCMGRAPMIAGFLGSNIEGVFHPERKEELNAHWDKLPKTVKEIGDTPEGIFAGWHDIAQKVGTDEMKNIPFGAIALWNLADKLKAGLQQFMAGARKFNLQALDQSDLMAGNRATAQETGLPYMTEALDQEAKEILRK; encoded by the coding sequence ATGAATTGGAAAAAAAGAAATGATGCTTTAGGAGCAATTAACCGTGGTGACCCTTGTGAATCAGGATTATGTACTTTATGTCAAGCTGATTGTAAAGGAAAGTGTGAAACTTGGCTATCTTCTTTAAAGGGACGTAAAGTACTATATCCTAGAGACTTTGGAGAAATAACTGCTGGTAGTAGTAATATATCACCTCAAGGGGTGGGATATCATAGCTTACGGATTCAAGGTTATACTCATGGTGCCCAAGGAATTCCTGAAGAACTTAGTAATAGTGCTGATGATTGTATTTTTTCTAATGTAGATACCACTACAGAATTTGGAAATAAAATCAAAACTAAATGTTCTGTACCAATTATGACCGGGGCTTTAGGTTCTACCTTTATTGCAGAAAAATACTGGGAGTCATTTGCCATTGGAGCTGCTTTAGTTGGCTTTCCAATTGTAATTGGTGAAAATGTTGTTGGGGTAGATCAAGAAGCCAAAATTGAAAATGGTAAAGTCGTTAAAGCTCCTGAACTAGACTATAGAATAAAAACTTATCAAAAATATGCTGGTGCAGAAGGAGCTATCTTTGTTCAATTAAATGTTGAAGATACTAGAAATGGAGTAGCAGAATATGTAATAGATAATTATGGCGATGATGTAATAATTGAATTAAAATGGGGCCAAGGAGCTAAGGATATCGGTGGTGAAATCCAAGTTAAAAGTTTGGAGTATGCTCAATTCTTAGCCAATAGAGGTTACGTTGTTGATCCTGATCCAACTATTAAAGCAAATCAAAAAGCCTTTAAATCAGGTGCAATTAAAAGTTTTGCTCGTCATAGTAGATTAGGTGGCACTACCGCAGATAACCCTGAATCTTTAAAAGAAGACTTTATGACTTCAGTTGAGTATTTAAGATCTTTAGGTTACAAACGGATTTCTCTAAAAACTGGTGCCTATGGTATGAAAGGTCTAGCAATGGCTCTACGCTTTGCTGCTGATGCTAATTTAGATCTAGTTACTATAGATGGTGCTGGGGGCGGAACAGGCATGAGTCCATGGAATATGATGGAGCATTGGGGAATCCCTTCTTTACAACTCCACACTAAAGCTATTGAATATGCTGATATTTTAGCTGACGAAGGTATAGAAGTTCCGGACTTATCTTTAGCTGGTGGTTTAGCTAGAGAGGATCATATCTTTAAAGCTCTAGCATTAGGTTCACCTTACGTTAAGATGGTATGTATGGGGCGGGCTCCAATGATAGCTGGATTCTTAGGTTCTAATATTGAAGGTGTCTTTCACCCAGAGCGAAAAGAAGAGCTTAATGCTCACTGGGATAAACTACCTAAAACAGTTAAAGAAATCGGGGATACTCCAGAAGGTATCTTTGCTGGATGGCATGATATAGCTCAAAAAGTAGGTACAGATGAAATGAAAAATATCCCATTTGGAGCTATAGCTCTCTGGAATTTAGCTGATAAATTAAAAGCTGGTTTACAACAATTTATGGCTGGAGCGAGGAAATTTAACCTACAGGCTCTTGACCAATCTGATTTAATGGCTGGTAATAGAGCCACTGCACAAGAAACTGGTCTTCCTTATATGACTGAAGCACTTGATCAGGAAGCAAAAGAAATTTTAAGAAAATAA
- a CDS encoding PHP domain-containing protein has translation MLEKNQLPNSFTQFLPKKTKYIDLHIHTTASDGLIKTDFLIKFLQDTPHLISITDHNAIEGNLELYFTPNINIIPGIEVGCKDGFELLIYFKDASDLQKFYRTNVKPFKNKYKITRTKQSYSYYLKQIQKYDAFVSLPHPAGLAQKNYLKNKSYIKQVINKIDAIETYNHALPQKRNLTAYEIRKKKEKFATFGSDAHIKKEILSFYRYQNNNFSKLSRIKKHLYNCCSAVALFGKHLHYLLN, from the coding sequence ATGTTAGAAAAAAATCAACTTCCTAATTCCTTTACTCAATTTTTGCCTAAGAAAACTAAATATATAGATCTTCATATTCATACTACTGCATCAGATGGCCTAATTAAAACTGATTTTTTAATAAAATTTCTCCAAGATACTCCACATTTAATCTCCATTACAGATCATAATGCTATTGAAGGTAACCTTGAATTGTATTTTACACCTAACATTAATATTATTCCTGGTATTGAAGTTGGTTGCAAAGATGGTTTTGAATTATTGATTTATTTTAAAGATGCTTCAGATCTGCAAAAATTTTATAGAACAAATGTTAAACCCTTTAAAAATAAATATAAAATTACTAGAACTAAACAATCATATAGCTATTACCTAAAGCAAATACAAAAATATGATGCATTTGTCTCACTTCCTCATCCGGCTGGCTTAGCACAAAAAAACTATCTAAAAAACAAATCATATATCAAACAAGTCATTAATAAAATAGATGCTATAGAAACTTATAATCATGCTCTACCTCAAAAAAGAAATTTAACAGCTTATGAAATAAGAAAGAAGAAAGAAAAATTTGCTACCTTTGGTAGTGATGCTCATATTAAAAAAGAAATATTATCTTTCTATAGATACCAAAATAATAACTTTTCTAAGTTATCAAGAATAAAGAAGCATCTATATAATTGTTGTTCGGCTGTTGCTTTATTTGGAAAACATCTACACTATCTTTTAAATTAA
- a CDS encoding PspC domain-containing protein encodes MKKLYLSEKNKKIAGVCSGLGEYFNIDPVIIRLGFILFSLLNPLTIILYLIATLIIPQRNNHTKKIAPPKNDSESKEK; translated from the coding sequence ATGAAAAAATTATATTTATCAGAAAAGAATAAAAAAATTGCTGGGGTCTGCAGTGGCCTTGGAGAGTATTTTAATATTGATCCAGTTATTATTAGATTAGGCTTTATATTATTTAGCCTTCTAAATCCACTTACCATTATCCTTTATTTAATAGCTACATTAATCATTCCTCAACGTAATAACCACACTAAAAAAATTGCTCCCCCAAAAAATGATTCTGAATCTAAAGAAAAATGA
- the pepF gene encoding oligoendopeptidase F, with amino-acid sequence MAQGKGLPTRDEINDQFKWDLTDVYQSEEEWKEEFNQVKGKVAEIKKYQGQLGNSAEDLLQLLNLSTQLSRVLARLFTYAQRKNDQDTTNNQYQALVSKIQGLSNQVSSATAFIVPEIIQIPVDKLEEFLANNEDLKLYQQYLDDIIRRKEHFLSPEEERIMALTGELAQGPENIFGMINNADMEFPTIENEAGEEVKVTHGRYVELLKSDSRQVRKDVFEAYYEQYQKQKNTIATTLSTNIKKDLFRMRARDYSSCLEAALDANNIPVEVYNNLLKTVKGNLDPMYDYVDLKREALGVDELHIYDLYTPLVKDVEMKIDYKEAKEIVLEALQPLGDKYLEVVNKAFESNWIDVYENKGKRSGAYSAGCYDAHPYILLNYTGEMNDLFTLTHELGHALHSYYSNQEQPYLYSDYSIFVAEVASTVNESLLIQHLLKKTDDETKKKYLLNHYLEQFRGTVYRQTMFADYEQLIHQLAEEGEALTPNLLSKRYHNLNEKYYGDNLVIDDKIDIEWARIPHFYYNFYVYQYATGFSAAVALSEQILEEENKAVESYLEFLKSGSSDYPLEILKKAGVDMSSPEPIEKAVNIFADSVGKMKELI; translated from the coding sequence ATGGCACAAGGTAAGGGATTACCAACAAGAGATGAAATCAATGACCAATTTAAATGGGATTTAACTGACGTTTATCAAAGTGAAGAAGAATGGAAAGAAGAGTTTAATCAAGTCAAGGGCAAGGTAGCAGAGATTAAGAAGTACCAAGGACAATTGGGTAATTCAGCAGAGGATTTATTACAGTTGTTAAATTTAAGTACCCAATTAAGTAGAGTTTTAGCTAGATTATTTACTTATGCGCAACGTAAAAATGACCAGGATACAACTAATAACCAATATCAAGCTTTGGTATCTAAAATACAAGGTTTAAGTAATCAAGTTTCTAGTGCTACTGCATTTATTGTTCCTGAAATTATTCAAATTCCAGTAGATAAGTTAGAAGAGTTTTTAGCTAATAATGAAGATTTGAAATTATATCAACAGTATTTAGATGATATTATACGTAGGAAGGAACATTTTTTATCTCCAGAAGAGGAACGGATTATGGCTTTAACTGGAGAATTGGCCCAGGGACCCGAAAATATATTTGGAATGATTAATAATGCTGATATGGAATTTCCAACTATCGAAAATGAAGCTGGAGAAGAAGTTAAAGTCACTCATGGTCGTTATGTTGAGTTATTAAAGAGTGATAGTCGCCAGGTGAGAAAAGATGTTTTTGAAGCTTATTATGAACAATACCAAAAACAAAAAAATACTATTGCTACTACTTTAAGTACTAATATTAAAAAAGATTTGTTTAGAATGAGAGCTAGAGATTATTCTAGTTGTTTAGAAGCAGCTTTAGATGCTAATAATATTCCGGTTGAAGTATATAATAATTTACTAAAAACAGTAAAAGGTAATTTAGACCCCATGTATGATTATGTTGATTTGAAAAGAGAAGCTTTAGGAGTTGATGAGTTACATATTTATGACTTATATACTCCTTTGGTTAAGGATGTAGAAATGAAGATTGATTATAAAGAAGCAAAAGAAATTGTTTTAGAAGCTTTACAACCATTAGGGGATAAATACTTAGAGGTTGTTAATAAAGCATTTGAGAGTAATTGGATCGATGTTTATGAAAATAAAGGCAAGAGAAGTGGGGCTTATTCTGCAGGGTGTTATGATGCCCACCCTTATATTCTATTAAATTATACTGGAGAAATGAATGATTTATTTACTTTAACTCATGAGTTAGGGCATGCTTTGCATTCTTATTACTCTAACCAAGAACAGCCTTATCTTTATTCTGATTATAGTATTTTTGTAGCAGAGGTAGCATCTACAGTTAATGAGTCATTATTAATTCAGCATTTATTAAAGAAAACAGATGATGAAACTAAGAAGAAATATCTTTTGAATCATTACTTAGAACAATTTCGAGGTACAGTATATCGACAAACTATGTTTGCTGATTATGAACAGTTGATTCACCAATTAGCTGAAGAAGGTGAAGCTTTAACTCCTAATTTATTGTCAAAGCGTTATCATAATTTAAATGAGAAGTATTATGGAGATAATTTAGTTATAGATGATAAAATTGATATTGAGTGGGCTAGAATCCCCCATTTTTATTATAATTTTTATGTTTATCAGTACGCAACAGGTTTTTCTGCTGCTGTTGCTTTATCTGAACAAATTTTAGAAGAAGAAAATAAGGCAGTAGAGAGTTATTTAGAATTTTTAAAGAGCGGTAGTTCTGACTATCCACTAGAGATACTAAAAAAAGCAGGGGTGGATATGAGTTCTCCAGAACCTATAGAAAAGGCAGTTAATATTTTTGCTGATTCAGTTGGTAAGATGAAGGAATTAATTTAA
- the metA gene encoding homoserine O-acetyltransferase MetA, with amino-acid sequence MPIKVPDNLPAVEILENENIFVMKESRAYSQDIRALKILILNLMPLKKITETQLLRLLGNTPLQVDVVLLQPETHTSKNTSQEHLSTFYKTLDDVKNEKFDGMIITGAPVEQLDFEEVNYWRELQEIMDWSKHNVTSTMHLCWASQAGLYHHFGIPKYKLEEKVFGIFSHNIKNKKCKLVQGFDDQCFCPHSRYTEIKREDIEEIPKLKILSESKEAGICMVATKDGRQIFVTGHPEYDRNTLKREYERDLKKGLDIAKPKNYFLNDDPTKEPVVTWRSHAHLLFSNWLNYYVYQVTPYNINKIK; translated from the coding sequence ATGCCAATTAAAGTTCCTGATAATCTACCAGCAGTAGAGATACTAGAGAATGAGAATATATTTGTGATGAAGGAAAGTAGAGCTTATAGTCAGGATATTCGTGCCCTTAAGATTCTAATTTTAAATTTAATGCCTCTTAAAAAAATTACTGAAACACAGCTTTTACGTTTATTAGGTAATACCCCTTTACAAGTAGATGTGGTTTTATTGCAACCGGAAACACATACGTCTAAAAATACTTCTCAAGAGCATTTAAGTACTTTTTATAAAACACTTGATGATGTTAAAAATGAAAAATTTGATGGTATGATTATTACAGGTGCGCCTGTAGAGCAACTTGATTTTGAAGAAGTAAATTATTGGAGAGAATTACAAGAGATTATGGATTGGTCAAAGCATAATGTAACTTCTACAATGCATCTTTGTTGGGCCTCTCAAGCTGGTTTATATCATCATTTTGGGATTCCTAAATACAAGTTAGAAGAGAAAGTATTTGGGATATTTTCTCATAATATTAAAAATAAGAAATGTAAGTTAGTGCAGGGGTTTGATGACCAATGTTTTTGTCCTCATTCACGTTACACAGAGATTAAAAGAGAAGATATTGAAGAGATTCCTAAGCTAAAGATTTTATCGGAATCGAAAGAAGCAGGAATTTGTATGGTAGCTACTAAGGATGGGAGACAAATTTTTGTTACAGGACATCCGGAGTATGATCGAAATACCTTAAAGAGGGAATATGAACGAGATTTAAAGAAAGGATTAGATATAGCAAAACCTAAAAATTATTTTCTTAATGATGACCCCACTAAAGAGCCCGTAGTTACTTGGCGTAGTCATGCACATTTGTTATTTTCTAATTGGCTTAATTACTATGTTTATCAAGTTACTCCATATAATATTAATAAAATTAAATAA